A stretch of Pseudoclavibacter chungangensis DNA encodes these proteins:
- the ureG gene encoding urease accessory protein UreG: MPDTPQTTGPSTPTSTRSLRLGIAGPVGTGKSSLIATICRALGDELQIGVITNDIYTDEDARFLRSAGVLDPERIRAVETGACPHTAIRDDITANLMAVEELEADFAPLELSLIESGGDNLTATFSPALIDAQIFVLDVAGGGDVARKGGPGIARADLLVVNKTDLAPYVGVDVPQMVADATEAREGAPVLALSRDDAESVAALRAWVLELLDSHVSGRHVPQDPGPMAPHFHADEDGGYVHAHDEPHAHDGEHAHGHDGEHEHGHDGDQEHVHDGAEGATPAAAADHVDR, encoded by the coding sequence GTGCCTGACACCCCGCAGACCACCGGCCCGTCGACGCCCACGTCGACCCGTTCGCTCCGCCTCGGCATCGCCGGCCCCGTCGGTACCGGCAAGAGCTCGCTCATCGCGACGATCTGCCGCGCGCTCGGCGACGAGCTGCAGATCGGCGTCATCACGAACGACATCTACACCGACGAGGACGCCCGCTTCCTCCGCTCGGCGGGGGTGCTCGATCCCGAGCGCATCCGCGCCGTCGAGACGGGCGCGTGCCCGCACACGGCGATCCGCGACGACATCACCGCGAACCTCATGGCCGTCGAGGAGCTCGAGGCCGACTTCGCGCCGCTCGAGCTCTCGCTCATCGAGTCGGGCGGCGACAACCTGACGGCGACGTTCTCGCCCGCCCTCATCGATGCGCAGATCTTCGTGCTCGACGTCGCGGGCGGCGGCGATGTCGCCCGCAAGGGCGGACCGGGCATCGCCAGGGCCGACCTCCTCGTCGTGAACAAGACCGACCTCGCGCCGTACGTGGGCGTCGACGTGCCGCAGATGGTCGCCGACGCGACGGAGGCACGCGAGGGCGCACCCGTGCTCGCGCTGTCGCGCGACGACGCCGAGTCGGTCGCGGCGCTGCGCGCGTGGGTGCTGGAGCTGCTCGACAGCCACGTCTCGGGCCGCCACGTGCCGCAGGATCCGGGCCCCATGGCGCCGCACTTCCACGCGGACGAGGACGGCGGCTACGTGCACGCGCACGACGAGCCGCACGCGCACGACGGCGAGCACGCGCACGGCCACGACGGTGAGCACGAGCACGGCCATGACGGCGACCAGGAGCACGTGCACGACGGCGCCGAGGGCGCGACGCCCGCAGCCGCCGCGGATCACGTGGACCGATGA
- a CDS encoding urease accessory protein UreF gives MHTVPTSESHTAPAVAMLLADSRLPSGAHVCSNTLEAALRAGMPPSDVPRYLQTRMRTVTRVEAGTAVVARALVRSASDPDEVPDALRTVDAAWAARTPSRALREIGRSLGAGLTRLARSVWPESGPLAVMPSRGLARPVVLGAIAGATGLGAVELARLVAYDDAQTVAAATLKLEPLEPALASRWVLDACARFEPFVERIAPLDDPAAIPAAGAPQIEGWAEAHASTTRRLFRA, from the coding sequence GTGCACACCGTCCCCACGAGCGAGTCCCACACCGCTCCGGCCGTCGCGATGCTCCTCGCCGATTCGCGACTGCCGTCGGGCGCGCACGTCTGCTCGAACACGCTCGAGGCCGCCCTGCGAGCGGGCATGCCGCCGAGCGATGTGCCCCGCTACCTGCAGACGCGCATGCGTACCGTGACGCGCGTCGAGGCGGGCACCGCGGTCGTCGCCCGCGCGCTCGTCCGCTCGGCGTCCGACCCCGACGAGGTGCCCGACGCGCTGCGCACGGTCGACGCGGCGTGGGCCGCGCGCACCCCGAGCCGGGCACTGCGCGAGATCGGCCGCTCGCTCGGCGCGGGCCTCACGAGGCTCGCGCGAAGCGTGTGGCCCGAGAGCGGGCCGCTCGCGGTGATGCCGTCGCGCGGACTCGCCCGGCCGGTCGTGCTCGGCGCGATCGCCGGCGCGACCGGCCTCGGCGCCGTCGAGCTCGCGCGGCTCGTCGCATACGACGACGCGCAGACGGTCGCCGCCGCGACCCTCAAACTCGAACCCCTCGAACCGGCGCTCGCGAGCAGATGGGTGCTTGACGCCTGCGCCCGATTCGAACCGTTCGTCGAGCGGATCGCTCCGCTCGACGACCCGGCGGCGATCCCCGCCGCCGGTGCCCCGCAGATCGAGGGGTGGGCGGAAGCCCACGCCTCGACGACCAGGAGGTTGTTCCGTGCCTGA
- a CDS encoding urease subunit alpha: MVEISRERYAALFGPTRGDQVRLGDTELWIEIEEDRTFGGEEAVFGGGKSIRESMAQGTTTRAEGALDTVITNAIVLDWWGVVRADVGIRDGRIVALGRAGNPDVADGVHPELHIGPSTDVISGEGRILTAGAFDTHVHLLSPSQLHEALATGITTIAGGGTGPSEGSKATTVTPGAWHLEKMHRALDALPLNILLLGKGNTVSAAGLAEQALAGAAGYKVHEDWGATPAAIDASLRAADEYGLQVALHSDSLNEAGYVDSTVRAIGGRSIHAFHVEGAGGGHAPDILTIASLPHILPGSTNPTLPHTVNTVAEHIDMLMVCHHLNPAVPEDLAFAESRIRATTIAAEDILHDLGALSITSSDAQAMGRIGEVVTRTWQVAHVMKARFGDLGGGLPADNLRARRYVAKYTINPAIAHGVDEHLGSIEPGKLADLVLWDPKLFGVRPAVVLKGGAIAWAALGDPNASIPTPQPVLMRPSFGDAIGADLSISFVSSAALDDGLAGRLGLRRRLLPLAPTRDVGKADMKNNDALPRIEVEPDTFEISIDGERVVPAPASVLPLAQLYNLF; encoded by the coding sequence ATGGTCGAGATCAGCCGCGAACGGTACGCCGCGCTCTTCGGCCCCACGAGGGGCGATCAGGTGCGCCTCGGCGACACCGAGCTGTGGATCGAGATCGAGGAGGATCGCACCTTCGGTGGCGAGGAGGCCGTCTTCGGCGGCGGCAAGTCGATCCGCGAATCCATGGCACAGGGCACGACGACGCGCGCCGAGGGGGCCCTCGACACGGTCATCACGAACGCGATCGTGCTCGACTGGTGGGGCGTCGTGCGCGCCGACGTCGGCATCCGCGACGGCCGCATCGTCGCGCTCGGGCGCGCCGGCAACCCCGACGTCGCCGACGGCGTGCACCCCGAGCTGCACATCGGCCCGTCGACCGACGTCATCTCGGGCGAGGGGCGCATCCTCACGGCGGGTGCCTTCGACACGCACGTGCACCTCCTGTCCCCCTCGCAGCTCCACGAGGCGCTCGCGACGGGTATCACGACGATCGCGGGCGGCGGCACCGGCCCGTCCGAGGGCAGCAAGGCGACGACCGTGACGCCCGGCGCCTGGCACCTCGAGAAGATGCACCGCGCGCTCGACGCGCTCCCGCTCAACATCCTGCTCCTCGGCAAGGGCAATACGGTCTCCGCGGCGGGCCTCGCCGAGCAGGCGCTCGCGGGGGCCGCGGGCTACAAGGTGCACGAGGACTGGGGCGCGACGCCCGCCGCGATCGACGCCTCCCTGCGCGCCGCCGACGAGTACGGCCTACAGGTCGCCCTGCACTCCGACTCGCTCAACGAGGCGGGCTACGTCGACTCGACGGTGCGCGCGATCGGTGGCCGCTCGATCCACGCGTTCCACGTCGAGGGTGCGGGCGGCGGGCACGCCCCCGACATCCTCACGATCGCGTCGCTGCCGCACATCCTGCCGGGCTCGACGAACCCGACGCTGCCGCACACCGTCAACACGGTCGCCGAGCACATCGACATGCTCATGGTGTGCCACCACCTCAACCCGGCCGTGCCGGAGGACCTCGCGTTCGCGGAATCGCGCATCCGCGCCACGACGATCGCGGCCGAGGACATCCTGCACGACCTCGGGGCCCTGTCGATCACGTCGTCGGACGCACAGGCGATGGGGCGGATCGGCGAGGTCGTGACGCGCACGTGGCAGGTCGCGCACGTCATGAAGGCCCGCTTCGGTGACCTCGGTGGCGGTCTGCCCGCCGACAACCTGCGGGCGCGCCGCTACGTCGCGAAGTACACGATCAACCCGGCGATCGCGCACGGCGTCGACGAGCACCTCGGCTCGATCGAGCCGGGCAAGCTCGCGGATCTCGTGCTGTGGGACCCGAAGCTGTTCGGCGTGCGGCCGGCCGTCGTGCTCAAGGGCGGCGCGATCGCGTGGGCAGCGCTCGGCGACCCGAACGCGTCGATCCCGACGCCGCAACCCGTCCTCATGCGGCCGTCGTTCGGCGACGCGATCGGGGCCGATCTGTCGATCAGCTTCGTCTCTTCCGCTGCGCTCGACGACGGCCTCGCCGGGCGTCTCGGTCTGCGTCGACGCTTGCTACCGCTCGCGCCGACGCGCGACGTGGGGAAGGCCGACATGAAGAACAATGACGCCCTGCCGCGCATCGAGGTGGAACCCGACACGTTCGAGATCTCGATCGACGGCGAACGCGTCGTCCCCGCACCCGCATCGGTGCTGCCGCTCGCGCAGCTCTACAACCTCTTCTGA
- the ureB gene encoding urease subunit beta — MASISASGPGAVRVAPGTVHLNADRSDVERIRIVFVNTGDRPIQIGSHIHLPDVNPALEFDRAAAQGFRLDVPSGTSQRFEPGASRELDAVALRGARRVPGIRLPADGAADGSPSGDATRHGEGEY; from the coding sequence ATGGCCTCCATCTCCGCATCCGGCCCCGGCGCCGTCCGCGTCGCCCCCGGCACCGTGCACCTCAACGCCGACCGCAGCGACGTCGAACGCATCCGCATCGTGTTCGTGAACACGGGCGACCGGCCCATCCAGATCGGCTCACACATCCACCTGCCCGACGTGAACCCCGCCCTCGAGTTCGACCGCGCCGCGGCGCAGGGATTCCGCCTCGACGTGCCATCGGGTACCTCTCAGCGCTTCGAGCCCGGCGCCTCCCGCGAGCTCGACGCCGTCGCGCTGCGCGGCGCACGCCGCGTGCCCGGCATCCGGCTCCCCGCCGACGGGGCGGCCGATGGTTCGCCGTCCGGGGACGCCACGCGACACGGGGAGGGCGAGTACTGA
- a CDS encoding urease subunit gamma, with product MNFTPAETEKLLLAVAGMVARDRLARGIPLNYPESIALLSTWVIERAREGVGVEQLMVDGRFVLGREQVMPGVADMLADVQVEATFPDGRKLVTIHQPIA from the coding sequence ATGAACTTCACGCCGGCCGAGACCGAGAAGCTGTTGCTCGCCGTCGCGGGCATGGTCGCACGCGACCGACTCGCACGTGGCATCCCCCTCAACTACCCCGAATCCATCGCGCTGCTCAGCACGTGGGTCATCGAACGCGCACGCGAGGGCGTCGGCGTCGAACAGCTCATGGTCGACGGACGCTTCGTGCTCGGCCGCGAGCAGGTCATGCCCGGCGTCGCCGACATGCTCGCCGACGTGCAGGTCGAGGCGACGTTCCCCGACGGCCGCAAACTCGTCACGATCCACCAGCCGATCGCCTAG
- a CDS encoding Lrp/AsnC family transcriptional regulator yields the protein MDSGRDMRHRDPLTTPVLRLLRQDGRASYTRIAETLGISRKRVTEIVQRAVDTHEVVFTVSVSPDLLGLQRFGYVQLRMDGPVGPARAGLIAMPETTFVADITGDAPLDAEIRVGPDPHLRHTLERIRALPHVSDIRTHVYESIEINLYSPLRTGRTGMSLDRTDRAIVRHLQRDGRATYAELGESVGVSASAARLRLRRLVAADALKVVGVPARHADSDVPTLGVGIRTRGALDPAVQLVRSLEPEFLAIAIGEYELIATLRAQRVADLVPLVDRLVSSPEVATLRTWTNLRMLKEEYGRGELLSVKHEVPAVSAAAGSE from the coding sequence ATGGATTCCGGGAGGGATATGCGTCATCGAGACCCGCTCACGACTCCTGTGCTGAGGCTGCTCCGCCAGGACGGTCGAGCCAGCTACACGCGTATCGCCGAGACGTTGGGCATCTCGCGAAAGCGCGTGACGGAGATCGTTCAGCGGGCGGTCGACACGCACGAGGTCGTCTTCACGGTCTCGGTGAGCCCTGACCTCCTCGGGCTCCAGCGATTCGGATATGTCCAGCTCCGGATGGACGGGCCCGTCGGCCCGGCGAGAGCCGGTCTCATCGCGATGCCGGAGACCACATTCGTGGCGGACATCACCGGAGATGCCCCGCTCGACGCCGAGATCCGCGTCGGTCCCGACCCCCATCTGCGGCACACCCTCGAACGGATCCGTGCCCTCCCGCACGTGTCGGACATCCGAACACACGTGTACGAGAGCATCGAGATCAACCTCTACTCACCATTGCGGACGGGACGGACGGGGATGAGTCTCGATCGGACCGACCGGGCCATCGTGCGCCATCTGCAGCGGGATGGACGAGCGACATACGCCGAGCTCGGGGAGAGTGTCGGCGTGTCAGCGAGCGCTGCAAGGCTGAGGCTGAGGCGGCTGGTGGCGGCGGATGCGTTGAAGGTCGTGGGTGTGCCGGCCCGTCACGCCGATTCGGACGTCCCGACGCTTGGCGTGGGAATTCGAACGCGAGGTGCGCTCGATCCCGCTGTACAGCTGGTGCGTTCGCTGGAGCCGGAGTTCCTGGCGATCGCGATAGGTGAGTACGAACTCATCGCGACGCTGCGCGCGCAGCGCGTGGCGGATCTCGTCCCTCTCGTCGATCGGCTCGTGTCGAGCCCGGAAGTCGCGACCCTCCGCACATGGACCAACCTGCGAATGCTGAAAGAGGAATACGGACGTGGCGAGCTGCTGTCCGTCAAGCATGAGGTTCCCGCCGTATCGGCGGCGGCTGGGAGCGAATGA
- a CDS encoding zinc-binding dehydrogenase: protein MNGDWPEDRPLVLGHEAAGVVTEVGEGVDLDPGDHVVLSWFAPCGRCESCAAGRAWLCTGTRAVENGLPDGDTAFVSKGEQVWPFLGLGAFTSHVVVPRTAAVKVSRDLPFDVAALLGCAITTGIGAAVNTARVRPGESAVVVGCGGVGLATVMGLRLAGAGRIVAVDLSEDRRRAARQLGATDTLDGSSVDVVAWCREHLGGADYAFEAVGSPRLIAQLPSMVRSGGAAVLVGMPKVGARVPIDAFDLADQGKRILGCNYGSSVAAVDVPRIASLYLSGRLPLDLLVGAHRPITEFEEAFRDLENGVGLRTILIP from the coding sequence GTGAACGGGGACTGGCCTGAGGACCGGCCCCTTGTGCTCGGTCACGAAGCCGCCGGCGTCGTGACCGAGGTGGGCGAGGGGGTCGACCTCGATCCCGGCGACCACGTCGTCCTCTCGTGGTTCGCCCCGTGCGGCCGATGCGAGTCGTGCGCAGCGGGACGCGCATGGCTCTGCACGGGCACACGCGCCGTCGAGAACGGGCTCCCCGACGGCGACACCGCCTTCGTTTCGAAGGGCGAGCAGGTGTGGCCGTTCCTCGGCCTCGGAGCGTTCACCTCGCATGTCGTCGTTCCGCGCACGGCGGCAGTCAAGGTATCGCGGGACCTCCCCTTCGACGTCGCGGCATTGCTCGGTTGTGCAATCACCACCGGAATCGGCGCCGCAGTGAACACCGCGCGCGTTCGGCCGGGTGAATCGGCGGTAGTGGTCGGGTGCGGGGGCGTCGGGCTCGCGACGGTCATGGGCCTTCGCCTGGCCGGGGCGGGTCGCATCGTCGCGGTCGACCTCTCGGAAGACCGACGCCGGGCGGCGCGACAACTCGGCGCGACCGACACGCTCGACGGTTCCTCGGTCGATGTCGTCGCATGGTGCCGGGAACACCTCGGCGGCGCCGACTACGCCTTCGAAGCAGTCGGCAGTCCGCGCCTGATCGCGCAGCTCCCGTCCATGGTCCGTTCAGGTGGCGCCGCTGTCCTCGTCGGCATGCCGAAGGTCGGCGCCAGGGTGCCGATCGACGCATTCGACCTCGCGGATCAGGGCAAGCGGATTCTGGGGTGCAACTACGGCTCCAGCGTGGCCGCCGTCGATGTACCGAGGATTGCATCGCTGTACCTGTCGGGCCGCCTGCCGCTGGATCTGCTCGTCGGCGCACACCGGCCGATCACCGAGTTCGAGGAAGCGTTCCGGGACCTCGAGAACGGAGTCGGGCTGCGAACCATCTTGATTCCGTGA
- a CDS encoding purine-cytosine permease family protein has protein sequence MSTDIETPRGAAAPAVSTSSETHAATRESLEDYTLRFAPRSYRKWGAGVVATSALGGIAYLADFSIGANAGIAYGTTNALLGIAVAATIIFVTGFPLAYYAARYNIDLDLITRGSGFGYYGSVITNVIFATFTFIFFALEGSIMAQGLELGLHVPRPIGYAVSTIIVIPLVIYGMKALSKLQVWTTPLWLLLMVVPLAYLLLSDPSSVSMFFAYTGEDGSGSGVNFASVMLAAGVCLSLIAQIAEQIDYLRFMPPRTDANRRSWWRAVIIAGPGWVVFGALKQAIGLFIAVYLIATLDPAASVTANEPVHQFLGVYEHMMPGWLAMTLAVILVVISQIKINVTNAYSGSLAWTNAFTRVTRTYPGRLVFVIVNLAIALVLMELNMFDFLNTILGFYANCGMAWIVTVATDIGINKYLLGLSPKHPEFRRGMLYAWNPVGVVSLLLAAGVSIAVFFGAFGPGIAPFSAIFAVAIPVVVTPLMAMLTRGRFYLRRTDDGIELPMTDADGNPSDVLLRCHVTGLEFERPDMLLSAERAADGSKQYISSLALATDKTGRYVLPEQR, from the coding sequence GTGTCCACTGACATCGAGACACCACGCGGCGCTGCCGCACCCGCCGTATCCACGTCGTCCGAAACGCATGCGGCCACACGCGAGAGCCTGGAGGATTACACCCTTCGCTTCGCACCACGCTCGTACCGGAAGTGGGGCGCCGGGGTGGTCGCGACGAGTGCGCTCGGCGGCATCGCGTACCTGGCGGACTTCTCGATCGGCGCGAATGCCGGCATCGCCTACGGCACGACCAATGCACTGCTCGGGATCGCCGTCGCCGCGACCATCATCTTCGTGACGGGTTTTCCGCTGGCCTACTACGCGGCTCGCTACAACATCGACCTGGACCTCATCACTCGCGGTTCCGGATTCGGTTACTACGGGTCGGTCATCACGAATGTCATCTTCGCCACGTTCACCTTCATCTTCTTCGCGCTCGAGGGCTCGATCATGGCGCAGGGGCTCGAGTTGGGATTGCACGTGCCGCGCCCGATCGGGTACGCGGTCTCGACCATCATCGTCATCCCGCTGGTGATCTACGGCATGAAGGCGCTGTCGAAACTGCAGGTGTGGACGACGCCGCTCTGGCTCCTCCTGATGGTCGTCCCGCTCGCGTACCTGCTGCTGTCGGATCCGTCCTCGGTGTCGATGTTCTTCGCATACACCGGTGAGGACGGCAGTGGCTCAGGCGTGAACTTCGCATCCGTGATGCTCGCCGCGGGCGTGTGCCTGTCACTGATCGCGCAGATCGCCGAGCAGATCGACTACCTGCGATTCATGCCGCCGCGCACGGATGCGAATCGGCGATCATGGTGGCGTGCGGTGATCATCGCCGGGCCGGGATGGGTGGTGTTCGGCGCGCTGAAGCAAGCGATCGGCCTCTTCATCGCGGTCTACCTGATCGCCACCCTCGACCCGGCCGCGTCGGTGACGGCGAACGAACCGGTGCACCAGTTCCTCGGCGTCTACGAGCACATGATGCCCGGCTGGTTGGCGATGACACTCGCAGTGATCCTCGTCGTGATCTCGCAGATCAAGATTAATGTCACGAACGCCTACTCCGGATCCCTGGCGTGGACCAATGCGTTCACCCGCGTCACTCGGACGTATCCGGGCAGGCTCGTGTTCGTCATCGTGAATCTCGCGATCGCACTGGTGCTGATGGAACTGAACATGTTCGATTTCCTGAACACCATCCTCGGCTTCTACGCGAACTGCGGCATGGCGTGGATCGTGACGGTGGCAACCGACATCGGCATCAACAAGTACCTGCTCGGGCTGTCACCGAAGCATCCCGAGTTCCGTCGCGGCATGCTGTACGCCTGGAACCCCGTCGGCGTGGTTTCGCTGCTGCTCGCGGCGGGTGTGTCGATCGCGGTGTTCTTCGGCGCGTTCGGCCCGGGGATCGCTCCCTTCTCGGCCATCTTCGCCGTCGCGATCCCGGTCGTGGTCACGCCGCTGATGGCTATGCTCACCCGCGGCCGCTTCTACCTGCGGCGCACCGATGACGGCATCGAACTGCCGATGACGGACGCCGACGGAAACCCCTCGGACGTCCTGCTGCGCTGCCACGTCACCGGACTCGAGTTCGAGCGCCCCGACATGCTGCTCTCCGCGGAACGAGCCGCAGACGGCTCGAAGCAGTACATCTCCTCGCTCGCGCTGGCCACCGACAAGACCGGCAGGTACGTGCTCCCCGAACAGCGCTGA
- a CDS encoding M13 family metallopeptidase, producing MAATRDEAGREALVSGIDRSEFDDSVRVQDDLFRHTNGGWLATAEIPPSLPAWGSFMKLRDEAEDAVRELLEEGAAAEPGTDARKAADAFAAFMDTAKLEELGIEPIRDDLAAALAVGSIDEFLRTLGRQEREGLGGFFQAFVYPDADDPTRYALSIEQGGLGLPDESYYREEQHAPIREAYLAHIERMFAIAELDGPAERARRVFELETAIASHHWDNVATRDAQKTHNPRTWAQLREAFDGIDLDGWRDELQAPAGAFDEIDLREPSFAEGLVGLLVAERLDEWRDWLLWRIVVGSAALLTPAISAANFEFYGKVLQGTQEQRERWKRGVAAAQGVVSDAIGREYVARHFPPTAKTRMEELVGHLLDAYRASITTLEWMTPATREKALDKLDRFVTKIGYPERWRDYTELEVAADDLVGNARRSAVFEAAYEYGKLGGPVRKDEWLMPPQTVNAYYSPGENEIVFPAAILQPPFFDAEADDAANYGAIGAVIGHEIGHGFDDQGSKYDGDGKLEDWWTDEDRAAFEERTASLIAQYDALSPVGADGEHVNGSLTIGENIGDLGGLGIAWKAYLATLDGAEPPVIDGLTGAERFFFAWAQAWRQTARPEYVKLLLQVDPHSPAEFRCNQIVRNIDAFHDTFGTSEGDGLWLAPEERVTIW from the coding sequence ATGGCAGCAACGCGCGATGAAGCGGGCCGGGAGGCCCTCGTCTCAGGAATCGACCGCAGCGAGTTCGACGACTCCGTCCGGGTGCAGGATGACCTGTTCCGGCACACGAACGGCGGGTGGCTGGCCACCGCCGAGATCCCGCCCTCGCTCCCCGCCTGGGGCTCGTTCATGAAGCTGCGCGATGAGGCCGAGGACGCCGTGCGCGAGCTGCTCGAGGAGGGCGCTGCGGCCGAGCCCGGCACCGACGCACGCAAGGCGGCCGACGCGTTCGCGGCGTTCATGGACACCGCGAAGCTCGAGGAACTCGGCATCGAGCCGATTCGCGACGATCTCGCGGCCGCACTCGCCGTTGGCTCGATCGACGAGTTCCTCCGCACGCTCGGTCGCCAGGAGCGCGAGGGCCTCGGCGGGTTCTTCCAGGCCTTCGTCTACCCCGACGCCGACGACCCGACGCGGTACGCGCTGTCCATCGAGCAGGGCGGTCTCGGGCTGCCCGACGAGAGCTACTACCGCGAGGAGCAGCACGCACCCATCCGCGAGGCGTACCTCGCGCACATCGAACGCATGTTCGCGATCGCGGAGCTCGACGGGCCGGCCGAGCGCGCGCGGCGCGTGTTCGAGCTTGAGACCGCGATCGCGTCGCACCACTGGGACAACGTCGCGACGCGCGATGCGCAGAAGACGCACAACCCGCGCACGTGGGCCCAGCTGCGCGAGGCGTTCGACGGCATCGACCTCGACGGCTGGCGCGACGAACTGCAGGCCCCGGCGGGCGCGTTCGACGAGATCGACCTGCGCGAGCCGAGCTTCGCCGAGGGGCTCGTGGGCCTCCTCGTCGCCGAGCGGCTCGACGAGTGGCGCGACTGGCTGCTGTGGCGCATCGTCGTCGGCTCGGCCGCGCTCCTGACGCCGGCGATCTCGGCCGCGAACTTCGAGTTCTACGGCAAGGTGCTGCAGGGCACGCAGGAGCAGCGCGAGCGGTGGAAGCGTGGTGTCGCCGCGGCGCAGGGGGTCGTGTCGGACGCGATCGGCCGCGAGTACGTCGCGCGGCACTTCCCGCCCACGGCGAAGACGCGCATGGAGGAGCTCGTCGGGCACCTGCTCGACGCCTACCGCGCGTCGATCACGACGCTCGAGTGGATGACACCCGCGACGCGTGAGAAGGCGCTCGACAAGCTCGACCGCTTCGTCACGAAGATCGGCTACCCGGAGCGGTGGCGCGACTACACCGAGCTCGAGGTCGCCGCCGACGACCTCGTCGGGAACGCGCGCCGATCGGCCGTGTTCGAGGCGGCGTACGAGTACGGCAAGCTCGGCGGGCCCGTCCGCAAGGACGAGTGGCTCATGCCGCCGCAGACGGTGAACGCGTACTACTCGCCCGGCGAGAACGAGATCGTGTTCCCCGCCGCGATCCTGCAGCCCCCGTTCTTCGACGCCGAGGCCGACGATGCGGCGAACTACGGTGCGATCGGTGCCGTCATCGGGCACGAGATCGGGCACGGCTTCGACGACCAGGGCTCGAAGTACGACGGCGACGGCAAGCTCGAGGACTGGTGGACCGACGAGGACCGCGCCGCGTTCGAGGAGCGCACCGCGTCGCTCATCGCGCAGTACGACGCGCTGTCGCCGGTCGGTGCGGACGGTGAGCACGTCAACGGCAGCCTCACGATCGGCGAGAACATCGGTGACCTCGGTGGGCTCGGGATCGCCTGGAAGGCGTACCTCGCGACGCTCGACGGCGCCGAGCCGCCCGTCATCGACGGCCTCACGGGTGCCGAGCGGTTCTTCTTCGCGTGGGCGCAGGCCTGGCGGCAGACGGCGCGGCCCGAATACGTGAAGCTGCTGCTGCAGGTCGACCCGCACTCGCCCGCCGAGTTCCGCTGCAACCAGATCGTCCGCAACATCGACGCGTTCCACGACACGTTCGGGACGAGCGAGGGCGATGGCCTGTGGCTCGCCCCCGAGGAGCGCGTCACCATCTGGTGA